AGGTTTGTTTGACTAAGGAGCATATTGTTGTGAAGATGCGCGCCCCTGAACATTTGGTTTCTGGAGATTACAAATATGGTCAGCTCTATATTGATTCCACGCGAACTCCTGAACTTGATCACGAAGGATACGGCCGAGAAATCATGCGCCGTATTCAGGATTTACGAAAGACAATGGGTCTTGTTCGCAAAGATCGCGTGCAGGTGCATTTGATCGTTGATTCTGAATTAGAGAAAGGGCTTTCTGTTTGGGAAAATGAAATCAAAGCAAAATGCGGCATTACAGATCTCGTCTTTTCTCAGGATGATTTGCCGCTTGAACATAAAGTAGTGGAAGAAATTAAAGGGAAACATGTTGTGGTGTACGCGGAACTTGTGTAGTTCAAAACGTGATTTTTTCAAATTTCTTTGAAACATACTGTCCGCAATTACTTCCAATCTCGTTTTCTTCAAGATTGCCAATGCTGACTATTGTCTCAAATCCAAATGATTGAAACGCGGCAGTAAGAGAAGAAATTGACATTTTATTATGTGGATCTAACATTGTTTTTAATCCATTTTCCCGCGCGTATTTCGTTGGATTAAGCGGAGTTAGTTTAATAAGTACTTTTGCGGGGTCAAAAAGCGAATGAATCGCTGCGGGATCAATGGGATATCGCTCCATCACAATAAAGTTTAAGGTGATCTTTTTATCTCCTGTTCTATGAAACAGCCGACAATACGAGGCAATTTCTTCTAACGTCATTTTCTCCACAGGAATAAGCTCATTCCTTTTTTGAACATCTGTTGTATGAACAGAAAACTGTAATTGAAATTTTCCATTATTGTACAGGGTATTTTTTATATGAAGGAGTTTATTCAAAAATCGCGCCGCGTTTTTTGGTCCAATGGTGGAGAGAGAAACAATAAGCCCAGGTATGGTATACCGTTGGGGAAGTTCTTCCAAAACAGCGAGAACAGCGGGATTGAATGTTGGTTCTCCCATTCTGGTAAATTGAATCTTGCACTTCTTTACTGTAATATTTTTGTCAGGAAATCTTTTTGCTACCAAATAATCAATCTGCGCAAAAATTTCTTCTTTTGTCAGGCATCCTCTGTAAAATTGCCCCGCGTCGCACATGAGACAGCGGACAGGGCATCCTGAAAGGCAGGAAACAATAAGAACCCATTTTTCCTGTCTTCCGAATGGCGTTGGTGTTGATTCCGCGAATTCAATTGGTTTGCCCGCTATTTCTCCAACATATACTTTCGCGATATCTTCATTTCCAAACTCAGCGTATATTTTCATGTTTTTTTATCCTTTTGTGTGTGTTGTAAATATTCTATTGCTTGTATCGCTATTTTCAGTCCATCTCCGCACGCAATTTGAATATGCCGTTGTTTTGTTTGCTGTGCCACGTTTGCAATAAAAAGTCCTTTTGTATTTTCGGCGTTCTTATATTCTATTTGAGGAAACGTTGGTTCACGACCAACAGCAATAAAAACAAAATCCGCTTTAAACGTTTTATTATTCGTAAAAAGGCGTAATAATTTTTTTCCTTTATCTTCATTATTTTTGTTTATGGAAGTAACGGAAATATTCTCAAAAAGAGGGACATTCATTTGTTTTGCGCATTCTTTTAACTTTTTGAGGCACGTTGTTTTCTTTTTTGTAAGAATGTACGGCATTTGCTTTTTTCTTGCAAGTTGTAACGCATAATCAAATGCTACATCTCCTCCCCCTATAATTGCGATGGATTTATTTTTTTCATGAACAGGAAAATCTATAATCTCATAAAAAATACGTTTTCCAGAAAGTTCTTTATCTCCAGGAATTCGCGCAGTCCTTGGTGTTGTTCCTGTCGCGATAATAACTGTTTTCGCGAAATACTTTTTTGTGTTTGTCTTGATAATAAATGTATTCTTTCTTTTTGTTATCTTTATTACTGTTTCAATGAAAGGAGTAATTCTCCACGTATGAAGTTGTTTCGCGAAAAGAGCGGCGAGTTCTTTTCCAGAAATTGGTTTTGGATATCCAAGATAATTCTCAACACAGTTCGCGTTCCAAACAAGTCCGCCGACATGTTTCTTTTCAAAAAGAGCAATCGTGAAT
This genomic interval from Candidatus Woesearchaeota archaeon contains the following:
- a CDS encoding radical SAM protein yields the protein MKIYAEFGNEDIAKVYVGEIAGKPIEFAESTPTPFGRQEKWVLIVSCLSGCPVRCLMCDAGQFYRGCLTKEEIFAQIDYLVAKRFPDKNITVKKCKIQFTRMGEPTFNPAVLAVLEELPQRYTIPGLIVSLSTIGPKNAARFLNKLLHIKNTLYNNGKFQLQFSVHTTDVQKRNELIPVEKMTLEEIASYCRLFHRTGDKKITLNFIVMERYPIDPAAIHSLFDPAKVLIKLTPLNPTKYARENGLKTMLDPHNKMSISSLTAAFQSFGFETIVSIGNLEENEIGSNCGQYVSKKFEKITF
- a CDS encoding NAD(P)/FAD-dependent oxidoreductase: MKKEMCLTEGCLMMYDSIIVGAGPAGISAAIQMKRAGFTIALFEKKHVGGLVWNANCVENYLGYPKPISGKELAALFAKQLHTWRITPFIETVIKITKRKNTFIIKTNTKKYFAKTVIIATGTTPRTARIPGDKELSGKRIFYEIIDFPVHEKNKSIAIIGGGDVAFDYALQLARKKQMPYILTKKKTTCLKKLKECAKQMNVPLFENISVTSINKNNEDKGKKLLRLFTNNKTFKADFVFIAVGREPTFPQIEYKNAENTKGLFIANVAQQTKQRHIQIACGDGLKIAIQAIEYLQHTQKDKKT